GCCTGGAAAAGCGGTTCGTCAAAAAAATGCACTGGGTGACGCGCCTTTTGATGAAAACAAAAATTACCCCCAATCTGATTACGCTGTCCACTCTCCCGTTGGGATTGCTGGCCGGTATTGCTTTGGCTTTAAATCACATGGCAGTGGGCTGGATTTTTATTGTTCTCATGGGGCTTTTCGATATTCTGGATGGCCAATTGGCCACCTCTGCCAATCTGGCCAGTCCATT
The Calditrichota bacterium genome window above contains:
- a CDS encoding CDP-alcohol phosphatidyltransferase family protein, with protein sequence MSDSPNGILPDSLEKRFVKKMHWVTRLLMKTKITPNLITLSTLPLGLLAGIALALNHMAVGWIFIVLMGLFDILDGQLATSANLASPFGAVLDSTIDRYSEAFVLIGLGFYFYRLDQPLWMLVVSLVL